The proteins below are encoded in one region of Desulfobacterales bacterium:
- a CDS encoding MBL fold metallo-hydrolase, translating to MRPNQKPLQVTILGSGTCVPSLERSACSVLITFDDTVFLLDSGPGTMRRLLEAGVSIFDVTHLGISHFHPDHTGELVPFLFANKYPDGSRRKAPLTLIGGPGFKNFFNQLGGVYGQWIDGAGKLHLIEMGESTKSEKSFPGFLLQTAPVAHQPESIAFRIEGPENNSIVYSGDTDESENLVALAAGADLLICEAALPDGRKVPGHLTPSLAGQMAARAGVKKLVLTHFYPECETADIKDQCRSTYAGALELARDHLCISLLGPE from the coding sequence ATGCGGCCAAACCAGAAGCCTTTACAGGTAACGATCCTTGGCTCCGGGACTTGTGTACCCTCCCTGGAAAGAAGCGCCTGTTCTGTGCTGATCACTTTTGATGACACGGTTTTTCTGCTCGATAGCGGCCCCGGCACCATGCGGCGGCTGCTTGAAGCGGGGGTTTCGATATTTGACGTGACCCATTTGGGGATCAGCCATTTCCATCCCGATCATACCGGCGAACTGGTGCCGTTTCTCTTTGCCAACAAATATCCGGATGGCAGCCGGCGAAAAGCCCCTTTGACGCTGATCGGCGGGCCCGGGTTTAAAAATTTTTTCAACCAGCTCGGCGGGGTTTACGGCCAGTGGATCGACGGGGCGGGAAAACTCCATCTCATTGAAATGGGGGAGTCCACAAAAAGTGAAAAAAGCTTCCCCGGCTTTTTGCTTCAAACCGCGCCTGTGGCTCATCAGCCGGAAAGCATCGCCTTTCGGATCGAGGGGCCGGAAAATAATAGCATCGTCTACTCCGGCGACACGGATGAAAGCGAAAACCTGGTGGCTTTAGCCGCCGGGGCAGATTTATTGATTTGCGAGGCCGCCCTGCCGGACGGGCGCAAAGTGCCCGGCCACCTTACCCCGTCGCTGGCCGGACAGATGGCCGCCCGGGCAGGGGTTAAAAAACTGGTGCTCACCCATTTTTATCCGGAATGCGAAACAGCCGATATTAAAGACCAGTGCCGCAGCACCTATGCCGGCGCGCTGGAACTGGCCCGGGATCATTTATGCATCAGCCTTTTAGGACCCGAATGA
- a CDS encoding bifunctional precorrin-2 dehydrogenase/sirohydrochlorin ferrochelatase, whose translation MKYYPVNLNISGRKCLVVGGGGVASRKVGSLLDCGAAVTVVSPAFSETIQNMADHPRVQLVERPYESRDLNGMFLVIGATDDMALNRRIHADAENRQMLCNIADVPEVCNFILPSVIRQGDFILTISTSGKSPAFARHLRRQLQDAYGPEYDRFLKLMGAVRKRLLAEAHAPEAHKHLFNRLIEKNLLDLIRQNDTAAINRILFEVLGEGFDYIELMQEIEVSEGAGS comes from the coding sequence ATGAAATATTATCCGGTAAATCTAAATATCAGCGGCCGCAAATGCCTGGTGGTGGGCGGCGGGGGTGTGGCCTCCAGAAAAGTCGGATCACTTCTGGATTGCGGGGCAGCGGTCACTGTGGTCAGCCCGGCCTTTTCCGAGACGATCCAAAACATGGCGGATCATCCCCGGGTTCAATTGGTAGAGCGCCCCTATGAGTCCCGTGATCTTAACGGCATGTTCCTTGTCATCGGCGCCACAGACGACATGGCCTTAAACCGCCGTATCCACGCGGATGCCGAAAACCGGCAGATGCTCTGCAATATTGCGGATGTGCCCGAGGTCTGCAACTTTATTCTGCCCTCCGTGATCCGGCAGGGGGATTTCATACTCACCATTTCCACATCCGGCAAAAGCCCGGCGTTTGCCAGGCACCTGCGCCGCCAGCTGCAGGATGCCTACGGCCCGGAATACGACCGGTTTCTCAAGCTAATGGGCGCCGTCCGAAAGCGCCTGCTGGCCGAAGCCCATGCCCCGGAAGCCCATAAACATTTGTTTAACCGATTGATTGAAAAAAACCTTTTGGATCTTATCCGGCAAAACGATACCGCCGCCATCAACCGGATTCTTTTTGAGGTCCTGGGCGAGGGCTTTGACTACATCGAATTGATGCAGGAAATAGAAGTCTCGGAGGGGGCCGGTTCATGA
- the ccsB gene encoding c-type cytochrome biogenesis protein CcsB, giving the protein MTAVFGFIILLYMLSSASYIGYFSVQRNVFHRIAYGVLMAGFILHTGLIGYQYVHWGQIPVQNLHQTLSFAAWALAGVYLLLKYRFRIKILGAYTAPLATLIMVVAFCLPQHAPAEPNTLFNSLWLVSHIIIIFIGEASLALAGGTGVLYLIQERAIKTKNPRFFFKRLPSLAVLDSTGYAFVITGFTLLTIGLITGFIYAEKVWGTLWSWDPKEIWSVITWLIYAALLHERLVAGWRGRRAAILAIIGFGALIFTFIGVNFFLEGHHNEFTRW; this is encoded by the coding sequence ATGACAGCGGTGTTCGGCTTTATTATTCTCCTTTATATGTTGAGTTCCGCTTCATATATTGGATATTTCAGCGTCCAGCGGAATGTTTTCCACCGGATCGCCTATGGGGTGCTGATGGCCGGATTTATTCTGCATACCGGGCTGATCGGCTACCAATACGTCCATTGGGGCCAGATTCCGGTCCAGAATCTGCATCAGACCCTTTCATTTGCCGCCTGGGCGCTTGCCGGGGTCTACCTGCTGCTTAAGTATCGATTCCGCATTAAAATTCTGGGCGCCTACACCGCGCCCCTGGCCACGCTGATCATGGTCGTGGCCTTCTGTCTTCCGCAGCACGCCCCGGCAGAGCCCAACACCCTGTTTAACAGCCTCTGGCTGGTCAGCCACATTATTATTATTTTTATCGGCGAGGCGTCTCTGGCCCTGGCCGGCGGGACCGGGGTTCTTTATCTGATCCAGGAGCGGGCCATTAAAACCAAAAACCCCCGCTTCTTTTTCAAGCGGCTGCCTTCCCTGGCGGTTTTGGACAGCACGGGCTATGCATTTGTCATTACCGGCTTTACCCTGCTCACCATCGGACTGATCACCGGGTTTATCTATGCAGAAAAGGTGTGGGGCACGTTGTGGAGCTGGGACCCCAAAGAAATCTGGTCGGTGATTACCTGGCTCATCTATGCGGCGCTGCTCCACGAACGGCTGGTAGCCGGATGGCGCGGGCGGCGGGCGGCGATTCTGGCGATTATCGGATTCGGGGCGCTGATATTTACCTTTATCGGCGTCAATTTTTTTCTGGAGGGGCACCACAATGAATTTACCCGATGGTAG
- the hemA gene encoding glutamyl-tRNA reductase gives MNLPDGSRKSAAAPQTVSPEALKIVLIGVNHRTAPVELREKLGFSAEETESALITLRKLPFVREALLISTCNRVEVLVTTDQPETAREMIPAHIAEWKSMPLARFVPAVYVYAGDQAVRHLFRVSASLDSMMLGEPQILGQVKAAYKHAVDTKTTGVILNRLMHKAFSIAKRVRSETGIGGHAVSISYAAIELAKKIFDSLADKSILMVGAGEMAELAVAHLLRSRHSGRIFVANRTFSVGVELAGRFNGTPIRIEEIPETLKSVDIIVSSTGSPDFVIARDHVKPIMRRRKNRPLFFIDIAVPRDIDPAINRIPNAYVYDIDDLQGVINENIQIRHQESMMAERIVDEGVVRFRQWYDSLDVVPTIVALRDKLQQIATAELNKTIHTLDVPPEAADALKKMTDAMVKKMLHDPTLFLKNPGTHRNKSIYIDMTRKLFNLDDDIE, from the coding sequence ATGAATTTACCCGATGGTAGCCGAAAATCCGCCGCTGCCCCCCAGACGGTCTCCCCGGAAGCGCTCAAAATCGTTTTAATCGGGGTAAACCACCGGACCGCGCCCGTGGAGCTCCGCGAAAAATTAGGCTTTTCCGCTGAAGAAACCGAATCCGCCCTGATTACCTTAAGAAAACTTCCCTTTGTCCGGGAGGCGCTTTTGATTTCCACCTGCAACCGGGTGGAAGTACTGGTCACCACGGATCAGCCGGAAACCGCCAGGGAGATGATCCCGGCCCACATCGCCGAGTGGAAATCCATGCCGCTTGCCCGGTTTGTGCCGGCGGTCTATGTTTATGCCGGCGACCAGGCGGTCCGCCATCTCTTCCGGGTTTCCGCCAGTCTCGATTCCATGATGCTGGGCGAGCCCCAGATCCTGGGCCAGGTAAAGGCGGCCTACAAGCACGCGGTGGACACCAAAACCACCGGGGTGATTTTGAACCGGCTCATGCACAAGGCCTTCTCCATAGCCAAGCGGGTCAGAAGCGAGACCGGCATCGGCGGCCATGCGGTGTCCATCAGCTATGCGGCCATTGAGCTGGCCAAAAAAATATTCGACTCCCTGGCGGACAAATCCATCCTCATGGTGGGCGCCGGCGAAATGGCGGAGCTGGCGGTCGCCCATTTGCTGCGAAGCCGTCACTCCGGCCGCATTTTCGTTGCCAACCGGACCTTTTCCGTGGGGGTAGAGCTGGCCGGCCGGTTTAACGGCACCCCGATCCGGATCGAAGAGATCCCGGAGACCCTGAAATCCGTGGATATTATCGTCAGCTCCACCGGCTCCCCGGATTTTGTTATCGCCCGCGATCATGTGAAGCCGATCATGCGCCGGCGGAAAAACCGGCCGCTGTTTTTTATTGATATCGCCGTGCCCAGAGACATTGACCCGGCCATTAACCGGATTCCCAACGCGTATGTGTATGATATCGATGATCTGCAGGGCGTCATCAATGAAAACATCCAGATCCGGCATCAGGAATCCATGATGGCCGAGCGCATTGTAGATGAGGGGGTGGTCCGGTTCCGCCAATGGTATGACAGCCTGGATGTGGTGCCAACGATCGTGGCGCTGCGGGATAAGCTGCAGCAGATTGCCACGGCGGAATTGAATAAGACCATTCACACCCTGGATGTACCGCCTGAGGCCGCAGATGCACTGAAAAAGATGACCGATGCCATGGTGAAAAAAATGCTTCATGATCCCACCCTGTTTCTCAAAAACCCCGGCACCCACCGGAATAAATCCATTTACATTGATATGACCCGCAAACTGTTTAACCTCGATGATGACATCGAATAA
- the dksA gene encoding RNA polymerase-binding protein DksA, with the protein MKQEDLDYFKDLLTQRLDELLSQADDTVSDMNDPKDNFPDPTDRAAYEADRNFELRIRDREHKLIKKVKKAMDRIENGTFGICEKCGDDIAIERLKARPVTTQCIECKTKEEALEKALGL; encoded by the coding sequence ATGAAACAAGAAGATCTCGATTATTTTAAAGACCTTCTCACCCAACGACTGGATGAACTGCTCAGTCAGGCCGATGATACGGTTTCGGACATGAATGATCCGAAGGACAATTTTCCGGATCCCACCGACCGGGCCGCCTATGAAGCGGACCGGAATTTTGAGCTTAGAATCCGGGATCGGGAACACAAACTGATCAAAAAGGTCAAAAAAGCGATGGATCGCATTGAAAACGGCACGTTCGGCATATGCGAAAAATGCGGGGATGATATAGCCATTGAGCGCCTGAAAGCCCGGCCGGTGACCACCCAATGCATTGAGTGCAAGACAAAGGAAGAGGCTTTAGAGAAAGCCCTTGGATTATAA
- a CDS encoding PHP domain-containing protein, which produces MDYKSGKIDLHIHSTASDGSLSPDAILALAAEQDLCAIALTDHDSVEGVKTLLNAQPPTQLDLLTGVEISAAPPPAFRLHGSIHLLGYGMDVYHSGFNEILNKQQQARINRTPQIIERLNHFGIRVALADIRAETGSPQVGRPHIAQWLVKKGLAASVDEAFDSYLGKGRPGYVEKFRIPADEAIQQILKAGGLAVLAHPGLLDLGDAETYERLLLELMAMGLQGIEVYYPGHSAGQQSFFTDLAAKLALLITGGTDFHGDINPEIRLGIGRGDLYIPYTIYESIMTVLKKNRSNSIAYGK; this is translated from the coding sequence TTGGATTATAAATCTGGAAAAATTGATTTACATATCCATTCCACCGCATCGGACGGATCACTCTCCCCGGACGCCATCCTGGCCCTGGCAGCCGAGCAGGATTTATGCGCCATTGCGCTCACCGATCATGATTCCGTCGAAGGGGTGAAAACACTTTTAAATGCGCAACCTCCCACTCAATTAGACCTCCTCACAGGGGTGGAAATCAGCGCCGCCCCGCCGCCCGCTTTCCGCCTTCACGGCAGTATACACCTCCTGGGATACGGGATGGATGTATACCATTCGGGGTTCAATGAAATTCTGAACAAGCAGCAGCAGGCCCGCATAAACCGGACACCACAGATTATCGAGCGCCTGAACCATTTCGGCATCAGGGTAGCGCTTGCGGATATCCGGGCGGAAACCGGAAGTCCACAGGTCGGGCGCCCCCATATCGCCCAATGGCTGGTGAAAAAAGGCTTGGCAGCCTCCGTTGATGAGGCCTTTGACAGCTATCTCGGCAAAGGGCGGCCGGGGTATGTTGAAAAATTTCGGATTCCAGCGGATGAGGCGATTCAGCAAATCCTAAAAGCCGGCGGCCTGGCCGTGCTGGCCCATCCCGGTCTACTTGATCTGGGGGATGCAGAAACCTATGAACGGCTTCTGCTTGAGCTCATGGCCATGGGCCTTCAGGGCATCGAGGTTTATTACCCGGGGCATTCAGCCGGCCAGCAGTCCTTTTTTACGGATCTGGCTGCAAAACTGGCCCTTCTTATCACCGGGGGCACGGATTTTCACGGGGACATCAATCCGGAAATCCGGCTGGGTATCGGCCGGGGAGATCTCTATATCCCCTACACCATCTATGAATCCATCATGACCGTCTTAAAGAAAAACCGATCTAACTCAATCGCCTATGGAAAATGA